From a region of the Hypanus sabinus isolate sHypSab1 chromosome 2, sHypSab1.hap1, whole genome shotgun sequence genome:
- the LOC132403753 gene encoding maestro heat-like repeat-containing protein family member 1, whose product MASGKMEALLNLLLEVPLDSDSLVSQTVFNALQELGCVDTEGVLTFLRKYITHHQHLPLARRTDLLKAMVQLVKDNIDKLGRTVAKKLITLASSEMTRCKDVTDEHQEVATRLLLNVGHWFTKEAFDELLSLFQPKTEPFFFVVLALANLCKEHVHFVIPLLRPVLQALVALLPFVTEEKTKWVFCFALGIFSESILAYLYDIEEAPDPTVKKNLFFLEFSTAYDILFNTWLPLNEDNVNTAVVETLGQITHLVPFDKLENELPRLIPTILALYRGTSSDFCITEGLYGVLHTAFERNSEELALQIDSLLSNLHRQICTALWQPSDIYVRKQRQEILCCFKLLTPAFTSHIIEFLLLKLDINNSQVRLGTLTVLDHLINAVPLYMASQKSQILAGTKLLVLATDNRVKAKLSQVIYTMATHSYLHLDGGKDMVEFIIRQCGLPVTENENNTADPLAEIADVVTDQNLQRQCEQLMEMLTALPIDNVLWPLLFEFIIPVRCTNALATICNSLVYLAMKKAEAEPTEYLLNYKEHSNIPGPQALLARLLTMSSSLNQGKSRCTPALALLRVLGTDIHPAAPQVWEREFLSLLNYLQVNSSKSLLQSQWEEKLVKVLLQTLELIADEKWASQFATELISHLHRHSNVSQEKGFVYKCLGVVLQLSQDEELVKRKLQEMLQTVQHSESLEKEGIAIGFGYCAVTHLNTTLTSLKEFAKLNIFKKTASYFQIIKDQQNIEVIKVKSTLILCYGHVMSFSPKELTLDRIDNEIIENVLNHYNIRILGMKVEVRDLSLKLGLIKTVTQSVAAIQAIAKPNYSFSRKAELLHYMQELIKAEPTEAMVTPVRKSAINACTSLLKLQPPLKDSAQLIQTCLNAVFSLPRLEESAVSDHPTITMQERQVLFTETMASLLDFLKELLLLDLSSTGLQTIFTNMEVWIQSAKEHTREMAIETFLQLLVFYLEQADVSDDVPSHNLGVIIGCVVLRCMEPSCTVRVTAIECLYILLCIQLRFKGLSASQQDTEVDHLKSIKQQLYQLNQSSMLQIGFELGSVLSKCMAQDQLKSLLFALFNGLTDNQTDGSHSTSIVIHVLISNCGANLTDVPEMIKALHHQLQTITEAKMVQMVTFLISDLVSQHMPVTLPCLLSYPIPFDNHIGEVWRLLMKTNSVAAASIKYLLDNLKLLYESSKESFMGTGSNSLMHQPLAVIYTLHEIICSQHSVTMIGSLYPQLFSTVLIHLSSSVQPRLPWDFLRIQSDRKTGSPLKPFNVMACNYSVDILQVLLGQEENSNTDLAKNESWDLLKRPEVHHQGVALLAGAVASHAAPHLISIVEQLAPVLTSIHESQRITVAAFFGELLCQTLVSELLLTDTLVSILLRCLLDSSAVVQWLAVKGLGNAGACNEGDKYTSKLLPLMLSLVDMNSKQNTLLAYEAMRTLSSTLDSLPQHYTEPTLTYVVLGIEPLLEHQQDKVRAAAFCTLWKLLRFQDMQRDPIFSEQLCSTLVSLLIHLKDRNDEVRRTCRLILRQLGPLLESKRLCALFAELDSEEGPLDYDSYLTAASLYIGEDLSSKVIRYVQHCARFFSNPQTEMRENAVTLASCLMPNAIVDYPRSPAANEICQKMITLLSDHVQSVRVKTVIGIQRLYMY is encoded by the coding sequence ATGGCAAGTGGAAAAATGGAAGCTTTGTTGAATTTGCTACTTGAGGTGCCTTTGGACTCTGACAGCTTAGTTAGTCAGACAGTGTTTAACGCTCTGCAGGAACTGGGGTGCGTTGATACAGAGGGTGTCCTGACATTTCTTCGTAAGTACATCACTCACCACCAGCACCTGCCACTGGCGCGCCGCACAGATTTGCTGAAGGCGATGGTGCAGTTGGTGAAGGACAACATTGATAAGCTGGGAAGGACAGTGGCTAAAAAACTCATCACCTTGGCTTCCTCAGAAATGACCAGATGCAAGGATGTGACTGATGAGCACCAGGAGGTTGCAACCAGGCTCCTCCTCAACGTGGGCCATTGGTTTACCAAGGAGGCTTTTGATGAACTCCTTTCACTGTTTCAGCCAAAGACAGAGCCATTTTTCTTTGTGGTGCTGGCATTAGCCAACCTTTGTAAAGAGCACGTGCATTTTGTCATCCCTTTACTGAGACCTGTTCTCCAAGCTCTGGTCGCTCTGCTTCCTTTCGTAACGGAGGAGAAAACCAAGTGGGTATTCTGCTTTGCCTTGGGAATTTtcagcgaaagcatccttgcaTACTTGTATGATATAGAGGAAGCCCCAGACCCTACAGTGAAGAAGAATCTATTTTTCCTGGAGTTCTCCACTGCTTATGACATCCTGTTCAATACGTGGCTGCCTTTAAATGAAGATAATGTCAACACAGCAGTGGTCGAGACATTAGGACAGATTACCCACCTTGTACCTTTTGACAAACTGGAGAATGAACTGCCAAGGTTAATTCCCACAATCCTGGCCTTGTACCGGGGGACCTCCAGTGACTTTTGCATCACCGAGGGTCTGTATGGTGTTCTGCACACAGCCTTTGAGAGAAACAGTGAAGAGCTGGCTTTGCAGATTGACAGCTTGCTTAGCAACCTACACAGGCAGATCTGCACTGCCCTCTGGCAGCCCAGTGACATTTATGTACGGAAGCAGCGACAAGAAATCCTCTgctgcttcaaactcctaacacCAGCATTCACCTCTCACATCAtagagttcctgctgctgaaacTGGACATCAACAACAGCCAGGTCCGGTTGGGAACACTGACAGTCCTGGATCACCTGATCAACGCGGTTCCTCTCTACATGGCCAGTCAGAAGAGTCAGATTCTGGCTGGTACCAAGTTGTTGGTTCTGGCTACCGACAACAGGGTGAAGGCAAAGCTCAGCCAAGTCATATATACAATGGCCACACACAGTTACCTGCATCTGGATGGCGGTAAGGACATGGTGGAGTTTATCATCCGGCAGTGTGGTCTGCCCGTTACGGAGAATGAGAACAACACAGCAGATCCCTTAGCCGAGATAGCAGATGTGGTCACTGACCAGAACTTACAGAGGCAATGTGAGCAACTGATGGAAATGTTGACAGCTTTACCCATTGACAATGTTCTCTGGCCATTGCTCTTTGAATTTATTATCCCAGTTCGATGTACAAATGCCCTAGCAACGATTTGCAACTCTTTGGTGTATCTTGCAATGAAGAAAGCAGAAGCTGAGCCCACGGAATATCTTCTCAATTACAAGGAGCATTCCAATATTCCTGGGCCTCAGGCGCTGTTGGCCAGGCTCCTGACTATGTCCTCCTCTTTGAATCAGGGGAAAAGCAGATGTACTCCTGCATTAGCTCTGCTACGAGTTTTGGGCACCGATATCCACCCAGCAGCACCTCAAGTTTGGGAGAGGGAATTTCTGAGCCTGCTCAACTATCTACAGGTGAATTCCTCAAAATCTCTGTTGCAGAGCCAGTGGGAAGAAAAACTGGTGAAGGTTTTGCTGCAGACACTGGAATTGATTGCAGACGAGAAATGGGCCAGTCAATTTGCCACGGAGCTTATCAGCCACCTTCACAGGCACAGCAATGTCTCACAGGAGAAGGGGTTTGTGTATAAGTGTCTAGGTGTGGTGCTGCAACTTAGCCAGGATGAAGAATTAGTGAAGCGGAAACTTCAAGAGATGCTGCAGACTGTGCaacatagtgaatctctggagaaGGAAGGTATAGCAATTGGGTTTGGGTACTGTGCTGTGACCCATCTGAACACTACATTGACTAGCCTGAAGGAATTTGCAAAGTTAAACATTTTTAAGAAGACTGCAAGTTATTTTCAGATTATAAAGGATCAGCAGAACATTGAGGTAATCAAGGTAAAAAGCACGCTCATTTTATGCTATGGGCATGTCATGTCATTTTCTCCAAAGGAACTCACTTTGGATAGAATAGACAATGAGATTATAGAGAACGTGCTCAACCATTATAATATCAGGATCTTAGGAATGAAGGTTGAGGTGAGGGACCTGAGTTTGAAATTAGGCCTGATCAAGACTGTGACACAGTCAGTGGCAGCCATCCAAGCCATCGCAAAGCCGAACTATAGCTTCAGCAGAAAGGCAGAGCTGTTGCATTATATGCAAGAACTCATCAAGGCTGAGCCAACAGAGGCGATGGTGACCCCTGTCCGTAAGTCTGCAATCAATGCCTGCACATCTCTCTTAAAGCTGCAGCCACCATTAAAGGACAGTGCACAGTTGATTCAAACATGCCTGAATGCTGTCTTCAGTTTGCCTAGACTAGAGGAGAGTGCCGTCAGTGACCACCCTACCATAACTATGCAGGAGAGGCAGGTGCTCTTCACTGAGACAATGGCCTCCCTGTTGGATTTTTTGAAGGAGCTCCTCCTTTTGGATCTTTCCAGCACTGGGCTTCAGACAATATTTACAAACATGGAGGTGTGGATCCAGTCAGCCAAGGAGCATACACGAGAAATGGCAATTGAGACCTTCTTGCAGCTTCTGGTCTTTTACCTGGAACAAGCTGATGTCAGTGATGATGTTCCATCTCATAACTTGGGGGTCATTATTGGATGTGTGGTGCTTCGATGCATGGAGCCTTCGTGCACTGTAAGGGTGACGGCCATTGAATGTCTATACATACTTCTGTGTATCCAATTACGCTTCAAAGGGCTATCTGCAAGCCAGCAAGACACTGAGGTAGACCATCTAAAAAGCATTAAGCAGCAGCTTTATCAGCTCAATCAGAGTTCCATGCTTCAAATTGGCTTTGAGCTAGGAAGTGTTCTCTCAAAGTGCATGGCTCAGGACCAGCTGAAAAGTTTACTCTTCGCCTTGTTCAATGGACTCACAGATAACCAAACCGATGGTTCCCATTCAACCTCGATTGTCATCCATGTCCTCATTTCGAACTGCGGGGCTAACCTCACTGATGTCCCAGAAATGATCAAAGCACTGCACCATCAGTTGCAGACAATCACTGAGGCAAAGATGGTACAGATGGTGACATTTCTCATCTCTGATCTGGTGTCccagcatatgccagtgacacTGCCCTGCCTCTTAAGTTATCCAATTCCTTTTGATAACCACATTGGTGAAGTGTGGAGATTGTTAATGAAAACCAATTCAGTTGCCGCCGCCTCCATTAAGTACCTACTAGACAACTTAAAGCTGTTGTATGAAAGCAGCAAGGAATCGTTTATGGGCACTGGGTCAAATTCTCTGATGCATCAGCCTCTGGCTGTAATCTACACTCTTCATGAGATAATATGTTCTCAGCATTCAGTAACCATGATAGGGAGTCTCTACCCCCAGCTCTTCAGCACAGTTCTGATTCACCTGAGCTCCAGTGTCCAGCCCCGGCTTCCTTGGGACTTCCTTAGAATCCAGTCAGACAGGAAAACTGGATCACCCCTGAAGCCCTTTAACGTTATGGCTTGCAACTACTCAGTGGATATCCTTCAGGTCTTACTGGGACAGGAGGAGAACAGCAATACAGACCTGGCAAAGAATGAGAGCTGGGATTTGCTCAAGAGGCCGGAAGTGCACCATCAAGGGGTTGCCCTGCTAGCGGGGGCTGTGGCCAGCCATGCTGCGCCACACCTCATCAGCATTGTTGAACAACTTGCACCGGTCCTCACCAGCATCCACGAGAGCCAGAGGATTACAGTGGCTGCCTTCTTCGGGGAGCTTCTCTGCCAGACGCTGGTGTCAGAACTGCTCCTTACTGACACACTGGTGAGCATCTTGCTTCGGTGTTTGCTCGACAGCTCTGCCGTGGTCCAGTGGTTGGCTGTCAAAGGCCTGGGCAATGCTGGAGCCTGTAATGAGGGGGATAAATACACCAGCAAACTTCTACCTCTAATGCTGTCGCTCGTGGACATGAACTCCAAGCAGAACACACTGCTGGCATACGAGGCAATGCGCACCCTCTCTAGTACCTTGGACAGCCTGCCCCAACATTACACCGAGCCAACCCTGACTTATGTAGTACTGGGCATTGAACCTCTACTCGAACACCAGCAGGATAAGGTGAGAGCCGCGGCATTCTGCACCCTATGGAAGCTGCTCCGATTTCAGGACATGCAGCGGGACCCGATCTTTTCAGAGCAGCTGTGTTCCACCTTGGTCAGCTTGCTGATTCACCTCAAGGACAGGAACGATGAGGTGAGGAGAACCTGCAGGCTCATTCTGAGACAACTCGGGCCACTGTTGGAGTCAAAGCGCTTGTGTGCACTGTTTGCGGAGCTGGACTCCGAGGAAGGGCCCCTGGATTATGACAGTTACCTGACTGCAGCTTCTCTGTACATTGGTGAAGATCTCTCCAGCAAGGTCATCCGCTACGTACAACACTGCGCCCGCTTCTTCAGCAACCCGCAGACCGAGATGCGGGAGAACGCGGTCACCTTGGCAAGCTGCCTCATGCCCAACGCAATAGTGGATTATCCCAGGTCGCCAGCTGCAAATGAGATCTGCCAAAAGATGATCACTTTGCTGTCAGATCACGTGCAGAGTGTTCGGGTTAAAACGGTAATCGGAATACAACGCCTCTACATGTACTGA